ATATTTTTCTAAATACTCTCATTATAATATCACCTCTTGAGCAGCTGCAATTTTTACCTCAAATTCTTGAATCGAAAGTGCATCGCTTACAGCATAATCTCCTATAAAAGTACGCCTTAATTCTGTTAAATAAGCCCCATTTTGTAGAGCTCGTCCAAAATCATAAGCAAGCGAACGAATATAAGTTCCCTTACTACATTTTACCCTAAATCTTACTTTAGGCAAACTAACATCCAATATATCAAAAGAATAAATCTCTACCTTTCGTGATTTAATCTCCACCTTTTCACCTTTTCTAGCTTTTTTATATAGGCGTTCGCCACCAACTTTCAATGCTGAATAAATTGGAGGAATTTGTTCAATTTCGCCAATAAAACTCTTTCGGGCAGTTTCTATATCCTCTATTTTTATTTTGCTATAATCAAAGGATTCTGACACCTCTGTTTCAGCATCATAAGAAGGTGTTATTCCACCAAGCGTAATTACTCCTTCGTATGTTTTTTCTTGTCCTTGATATTGTTCAATTTGCTTGGTCATTTTCCCCGTACACAGTATCACCAAACCAGTGGCCATAGGATCTAAAGTTCCGGCATGTCCTATCTTTTTTATACGTACAATGCGTTTAAGCATGCGTATAATGGTAAAACTACTAATACCTTGTTGTTTATCAATTAGAATGACTTCTCCAGCTGAAAAGTCAATAAGGTTGGATATGCTGTTTTTAGCTAACAAATTCTTGAGGCGAAATTTAGATTAACCCAAATAGGATTGCGATAAGTCCAATGACCAAACAGTAAGCGGCAAAATAAATAAGTTTACCCTTTTTGACAATGCCAATCATCAATTTGCAGGCAACTAGTCCTGATGCAAATGCCGCAATAAAACCTACTAATAGTGCCATTGGATCGATACCAGCACCAGAAGTTAATTCCCCACTAAACATTTCCAAAAGGTTTTTACCAATGATAGGTATCAAAACCATGAGAAAAGAAAACTTAGTAATTTTCTCCTTATCGATGCCTGCTAATAAACCAGTTGCAATGGTAGCTCCTGATCTTGATATTCCAGGAATTACAGCCGCTGCTTGAGCCAGTCCAATTAAAAGGGCTTTAGGATAATTAATATCTTTCGTTGTTTTGGGTGCATAATATGTAATAGCCAACAGACCAGCAGTTACTAACAAGAAAATACCAACCAAAAGGACATTCCCTTCAAAAAATGGTTTTAACTGATCTTCTAAAAATAGGCCTACCAATATAGCAGGAATCATGGAAAGAATAATCTTAGTGGTATAATCAGTTTCTGAATTCCATTTGAATTTGAATAATCCTTTAAAAATATCGATAAGATCTTTACGAAATACAACAATAGTACTTAAAACAGTAGCTCCATGTACAACTATTGTGAACGTCAAACTTCTTTCAGCATCAACACCCATTAATGCTTTACCCAATTCTATATGTCCACTACTACTAACGGGGAGAAATTCAGTAAGTCCTTGAACGAGACCTAAAATAAGAGCTTGTATCCAATCCACGATAATCCTTTAAGGCCAACTACTCTTGCTCTGAGTTGCTTTTGGGTTTCTTTAAAATTGCATAGAATTCAAAAACAAATCCTGATATCACGATGATTACCGGCAAACTCGTATTTCCAAAACTAAAAATATCATCTTTACCAGCCATTAGTATGTATCCAATCACCATTATCAGAACTCCAATTGCCATTAAAATATAGTTTTCTTTTCCTAACGCAAAAGTCTCTTTAGCTTGTTTAGGTGCTGCTTCCTGCTGAGGAACTTTTTCAACTTTTTTACCTTTAGCCTTAGCCATTTTATTTATTTTATTGTTTAATATAAATCGTCCAATTTCGTTCGCAAATATTTGCGAACAGAATAATAACTGCTGATGAATGTAAGAAATACTCCCAATACCAATAATGAGCCAGAAAGGATCAAATTATTAATCAGATTCCCCATTATTGTAAATGGAAGCCAATTCGAAAATGCATAAATAAATCCTGCCAACATTAAATTGGCAATAACACCTCCTATAAAGCCATAAGTAACAGCTTTGTATATAAATGGTTTACGAATAAAACCTTTAGTGCCACCAACAAGCTGCATGCTTTTGATTAAAAATCGTTTTGAATACAGTGTTAATCTGATCGTATTATTTATCAGAATTAATGCTATAAGAAAAAATATGGTTGTAAAACCCAATATAGCCAATCCGCCAATTCGAACATATTTGTCAATATTTTCAAGAATTACTTTCTGATAGGACACTTCCTTGACAAATGGAAAAATCTCGATATTTTCTTTAAAAATGCTCAGGCTATCTACCTGTGCATAATTTGCATGAACATGAACATCAAGTGAAGCTGGAAAAGGATTAAAACCCAAAACTTCGTGTGCAT
This genomic window from Bacteroidota bacterium contains:
- the truB gene encoding tRNA pseudouridine(55) synthase TruB, translated to MSNLIDFSAGEVILIDKQQGISSFTIIRMLKRIVRIKKIGHAGTLDPMATGLVILCTGKMTKQIEQYQGQEKTYEGVITLGGITPSYDAETEVSESFDYSKIKIEDIETARKSFIGEIEQIPPIYSALKVGGERLYKKARKGEKVEIKSRKVEIYSFDILDVSLPKVRFRVKCSKGTYIRSLAYDFGRALQNGAYLTELRRTFIGDYAVSDALSIQEFEVKIAAAQEVIL
- a CDS encoding undecaprenyl-diphosphate phosphatase, yielding MDWIQALILGLVQGLTEFLPVSSSGHIELGKALMGVDAERSLTFTIVVHGATVLSTIVVFRKDLIDIFKGLFKFKWNSETDYTTKIILSMIPAILVGLFLEDQLKPFFEGNVLLVGIFLLVTAGLLAITYYAPKTTKDINYPKALLIGLAQAAAVIPGISRSGATIATGLLAGIDKEKITKFSFLMVLIPIIGKNLLEMFSGELTSGAGIDPMALLVGFIAAFASGLVACKLMIGIVKKGKLIYFAAYCLVIGLIAILFGLI
- a CDS encoding DUF3098 domain-containing protein, whose translation is MAKAKGKKVEKVPQQEAAPKQAKETFALGKENYILMAIGVLIMVIGYILMAGKDDIFSFGNTSLPVIIVISGFVFEFYAILKKPKSNSEQE
- a CDS encoding cell division protein FtsX, with product MAEKKVKRKRASYFSPLVSITLVLFLIGLFGMLVFYADQLKDYLKENLQVNVFFIDDAKEADILRLQNMLDNETFVKATNYVDKEAAKILMTEELGEDAHEVLGFNPFPASLDVHVHANYAQVDSLSIFKENIEIFPFVKEVSYQKVILENIDKYVRIGGLAILGFTTIFFLIALILINNTIRLTLYSKRFLIKSMQLVGGTKGFIRKPFIYKAVTYGFIGGVIANLMLAGFIYAFSNWLPFTIMGNLINNLILSGSLLVLGVFLTFISSYYSVRKYLRTKLDDLY